The Gadus macrocephalus chromosome 9, ASM3116895v1 genomic interval cacacacacacacacacacagagagacacagacagacagagacacacacacacacacacacacacacacacacacacacacacggatcctTCTAGGTTTAGGGGGTGTAGGATTAGGGATAccatgtaaacaaacacatacatttttatCCATATATTGCAGCACATCTGTCATAGCTATACACACTCTATGCGGTACATAATGTTTCTAAATAAACATCATTGTTTCAATATGAATGtgataataaatgaataaatatcctTCAAGAAGCCACACATTGAGATGTTGAGTCAATcgtgtgtgttgcagtgaggAGAGTCCTGTGCTGTTCTTCCCCAAGCGCTACACCAGCCACACCAGTCTCTACTACCACCCTCAAGATAAGCAGCTGTATGCCTGGGATGACGGCTACCAGACCATATACAAGGTCGAAACACAGAGGAAGGAGGACCAAGTCTCGTTTGGCACCGAATAATCTCCGATATGTGTGCTACACATGACCATTCTGTGTATTACTACTTCTAACATTGATTAAGAACAACATGTTATTGCACTCGGAGAAATTCAAGAATTGCCTTGAACTATGTCTATGTAGAAGACACCAATAAGCGTACTTATTCTCCACTCTGCTGGCATATTTTGTTACCTACACCTCAATAAAGTTCTTTGTCGCTTTCGGATGTCATTTTATATCTTTCATGTCTATTTAATTTTGATAGgttatgtgttttttgttttgaatttaTGAGAATAACATTTGACCATCCGCGAAACATTCGTAATAATCATTATAAACGCTGACCTAGCCATAGCTGATTCTCTCATTCATGCTGGTGACCAATCCCTGCGGTCACATCCCTAGCGGTGACAGATGTGTCGGTCAATCCCGCCCATTTTCGGTTGACTATGACGTCAGGAAGGAGGCGCGGCATGTTTGAATGTTGACAGCAGTAGCTCGCGTGGACACAAAAGTAGCGACCAAGCGTTTATCCGTTTAGCAATTGTCCATACATTCATACTTGAAAGTGGCCGATTTAACTCTAcaatgaggaggagaagcagcacTAACGGCAGCAGGAGAAGCTCTATTACGAAACAACGAAGTGATAATCGAAGTTTTGACGAATTCGGTTTTGCCCTAACTAAAAGAAAGGACCAAAAGCTCTATCATCGATGTCACGATTACAGGTGCGGGATTAGGGTCCATTCTGCTCTGTTTTTATAACTTTCTCTTCATACTTCATAATTGGTTTAGTGGCTAACAGCAGTGGTTTAGTGATTTCCTTTCAATTGCAGCTATCGTTAATAGACTAACAGTTTCAAACAAATACATAAAAGGCCATCAGTCTTCATTCGCTGGCCGAAGTCACtgggaaatggaaaataaaccgTCTCTTAAAATTGACCAAACTAAAACATTGCATCCACTTTATTTATAGTCTATGTATAATTTCTGAGGATTAAATATTTCGTTTCGTCATCTGCTCTGCTCTCTAATATATTCATTGACTAACGTTACTAGTTGTGGGAAAAAAATACTTCAGGGGTAAATTATTTGCATACAATCAGTGTGTTGTGTCTGCATATATTGTATAATGTTTGATTGTCTTCATTCTTGGGGTGCTGCTTTTCAGGAAACTAGGACGTTCTGTTACAAtatggttggttttgtttgggATTTCAATTTGGCGTGGTCTTTTCTCAGATACCCCCAGATGAGCCCAGCCAGGGTCAAGGAACTGTGTGAGCTCCTTAGCTACTGGAAGTGCGGCAGCTTCATCTGCAGAAGTCAGGTGAGGGGCTGACTATTAAAAGACTCACTTAGTCATTTAACCTTTTTACTTGACCCAAAAGGTAAGTAAATGTCAAGTGAACTTGCATCCTTTAAATTACATCATTGTGTGATGTAATTTATTTTAGAGTTTATTTTAAATAtctgtctgttgtgttttaaaTAAGCTGTTCCTGTGCATGTGTTCCAGATAGAACGCTATATCAGGATGGGTATTCCTCCTAGTTTACGAGGTCGGGTGTGGAAGTGTCTGCTCGGCATTGACAGCCAGAGAGAAACCAGTGACTTTAACTACCAGGTACTTTTtcgtcaaaaaaacatttttgcgTTTAGCACAATGGacaaatatacattttgttGTATATTGTTTGTTGCTTACTTATATCAAGAGTGTGTGTTATGAATATCAACTGCATTCTACTTCAAATGTATCTTCAACAGTGTCAGTATCTTAATATATTCAGTGTGATTTCAATTCGAAAAATCTGTaaattatatacatttattttgtgaGACACCAACCAAATCTTTTACGCATCACAACAATAAAACATCCTTCCGACAGAGCTGCTTGTCAGAGGTGCGGGGTCCCCTGGTGGATCTGGGGGTCAGTGAGTATGGTATCCTCTCTGCTATAGCCACGCTGAGCGACACCCAGAATGACCTCGGATCAACCGATCAGCCGCTTTCCAGTGGCCTGGACCCAGGTTACTCCAGGGATGACGTCACGCTATTTCGACAGATCGCTCTTGACCTGCGTGAGTAGAGGGATGCTGTtacatggtctgtctgtctgtctgtctgtctgtctgtctgtctgtctgtctgtctgtctgcgcttGTTGtcaatatgtttgtgtttgcatggttTCAAGGATGCAAGGAGGGGTACGACTCGAGGCAGATGCGCAAACAACAAAAAGTAGCAATATGTCCAATTTCAATCCTACACTATGAGTCACAGCATATTCAATAGTATCTGAAGCTGTGATGATTCCCCAGAGCGTTCGTTCCCGTCCCACCGCTCCCTGATGGGGGACAGTCCTGAGGCCATCGAGGGTCAGGCCAAACTCTTCAGGGTCCTCATCGCCTATGCCAAGTACAACCCAAAGATCGGATACAGCCAAGGTGGAAAGGCAGATTGGTTTAtccatattttatttaatcTATGAGTGGGTATTTATACACAGAAGTTTGTATGCGTAATTTGCGTAAATCTCATTAAATCTCAGTAAATCACAGCTCTTGTTAAACTGCAGTATAAACTTTGACCACTTGAGGCCAGCAGAGGGCTATAATCGAATCAGAAACAATGGGGATTATCATGAGCCATTGCACTGAGTTCAGTGAACCAAATTCACTATTTTCTTCCAATATAaatctgggtgggggggggtttgctgTAACCATACTTCCACACCTTCCATTGTTGACGTTGTACAAAATGTGTCACTGagcatctgcgtgtgtgttgtatttCCCCTCCAGGGATGTCCTACCTAGCTGCAGTGCTGCTGATGCAGTTGGGAGAGGAAGAAGCCTTCTGGGCCCTGGTGGTTCTGCTGGATAAGCCCAAATACCTGGCCCAGCTGTTTGACCTCAACCTCACCGAGTAAGGCTGGCCTTAAGCGCCATTGCCAAAACAACAGCAGACAGAATTAGACGTGCCTGATGGTAGAACGCACGATGAGCTCAAAAGTCAACATTATAAATAGCCACTGGTTATTTGTTGTTTTGCATGCAATTAAGGTAATTTGTGTATTGGATATGGTACTATAAaatgtgattggctgctgcccAAGACTAATACCGACCATCTTGTATTTTGTCCAATAAGGGTCCAGCATCAAGTGAAGGTGATTCATTATTTCCTGAAGCATAGGAAGCCACAGCTCTCACAGCACTTGGTAAGTAGTATTCCAGGTGGCTTACATGTAGGACCAGCTTTGTTAATTGTTcaaatgtatgtattcataAGCTAAAGATATCCACTGTGCGTTTGTTATAGGGTTTATCTGGGATGGGCATTAAGTCAAACAATTTAGGGATGGCATCCTTTTAATAGACCAGTCAACAAAGCAGTCACTCCAACTTTTAATCTGTGTATCCTGGTGTGAAAGTAATTAATAATGAGGAATTTCGGGTAGCTCTATGTAAGGGGGACTTCACAGGCCTTTGAGTGCTCTTCTGACCCAGTTATAACCAAGTGACGAGAAGTTCATCCACCCTAGGGGCCTCTGTGGCATCCATCATCAGATGGGCCCCGTTTCTGATGTCATCTACTCTATTACTCGCATAGAAACAACCCCTACCTTTCTACCCAGCCACCCAACAATTGTGTCTTCAGTTTGGTTccactggaaaacacacacacacacacatagtcacacacgcacatgcacgtggGCGTGtacaccacacactcactctatTCACACACTCCTCTCTACTCACTCATCTCCCATCATTTGTGCTGCTTGAATGTGTTGAACGGGGTAGGGCCTCACAACAAGACAGCAATCTGCCTTTTCCCAACTCATATACACCCACACTCGAATAGGCAAAACCTATGTAGAGACATTTGTAGAACCTATGGTTGCTGGCTATATTATGGTATTGCATTTTAATTTTAATGAAgctattatattaaatattgcGGAGGAATTATGATTAATGCAAAAGGGACATATCTTTCAAAGCAATGGATTGGCTTAATCTCCATTTTGTTGTTTCGATGCATTGACTTCTACTAATAACGATGACAAACACATTGTTTGAATTTAGTGATTGTTCACAAGTCGCTCCTGCTAAATGATTCCTAGTTGAATGTATAATAATTGGGATGGGCAAATAAACCAAAGCCCATGCAACCGAACAATGTCTCTCTGACATTGTTCTACTCTGTGATCCAGGAGTCCATGGGTGTGTCCTCGGTGCACTTCATCATGCCCTGGCTGCTGACCCTCTTTACCTCTCTGCCCTGCTGGGACTCTGTGCTTGCTGTATGGGACCTCATCATGCTCAACGGTAGACCAACACGTCTCAATACAGAGCCTATAGCCTTGTGTTTAATGTAATGTGATGCCCAAAGCACATGGCTGTGTCTAGACGGCTATAATTGTTCAGAATGTACACGTCCAAAATGTATTGCGAAGCAAGGAGAAAAAATACAACCCGCTACATTTGAGCTCTGTTCAAACAATATGGTTCTATTTCTTCTTCTGGTCGGTTGACATATAAGGAGTGATGTTCATGGTCTGTGGGCTTTGGGCTATAGCATCCATCTTGTGGGAAAGCAGCATGTAAATCCCtttttgtgtccgtgtgtccgcgtgtccgtgtgtccaggtgtgtgtgtggtgtttcagACCTCTCTGGCCATCATGGAGCTCCTGGAGCCTCTTCTGCTGGTTCTGAATGATGAGACCACGGTGCTGCCACTGCTCCTCAGAGTCCCTGTCAACATGTGGGTAACGCATATTGACTCTATTGAAAGGAATTTGGCCATTATTTAAATCATGCAACACTTTGAATAACTAATAGTGTAGCGTTAGacacttgtttttgtttacgttgtttttgtgtgtgtacacaaaaaCTAATCCTTTTTGGGAATGTGCATCCCACTTCCTTGGACAACAAGTCAAACGTTTTTGTCGTTCCTTCAATAGAACTCCAGGCAGCTCATGAATATCAATCGGCTCATCAGCCTTCCCAGACGAGACATGTTTGGGACATCAAGCCTTTTcccagaagaaggagaagtcTCATTGTATTGCTGTGGTTGTGATTTGCTTCTCGTCCATGTTTGGATTAAGCATCCTTTTATGCTAAGCTGGTGTTTCCTCCGTGGCGGCTCCCATTGAGCAGGCAGTCGGACCCCCCACTGTCCTCCCACCCCTCAATGTGTTGAATATAAACGTCACATGCCCCCGGACATGTTTGGTTGTCATGGAGCTGTTGTTATGGCAACCCCAAGGGGTCACCGGGTTTGTGCGTACGGCAAGTGCATCCGTGACGGCCCGGTCACCGTTGCTTATTAAAGTCCCCTTTATCATATTTGTTTTAACTTCTAATCTCCTTCCAAGTGCTTTTTAATTTGGCACACATAGGGTGTGGAGTAGGTAGAGTAGGTGTAGTAGATACACCATCTACTGCAGATGGAGTAGGTGGCCCCTCAAGTTTGTGTGCCTTGGTCAGGTGCTTGGCCGCTTGACTCCTTTGCGACATTGTGataaaacacatgttcaataGACACGTAAGGCCCCAGTTAGAGCTTTGGGTTGAGAAGGACAAACCTTGTTTGGTGTAGTCATAAATGGTAATCAAATGAGAAACAAATCAAATTCTATCTCTCTACTAGACCAGATCTTGAGATTATGCTCCCTTATCCTTTATACCTGCACTTTGTCACGCGTCAGTTTGTCCAAACAATGTTCGTGACTTTATGTCCACAGATTAAATGGTTTTAAAAGAAGATTCCTGAGTTGATTCAGGTGTGGGTGgatgggtttgagttcattgttCCGGTTAAGACTTGGTAAAAGAAGAGCTAAAATCTCAAAGAATTCTGGGAAGGAGCTTCAGCCTTTTATGAGAAGACGAGATGCAGACAGCTTCCGTCAGCGTGGATTCAGGAAGATTAGAACATTAACAAATCGCCTGACCTTAAAGAGTAGGGCACTTCTTGGAACAACTGAATCATGCACCTTGTAAAGGCACTTTCCATGCTTAATCTAAGTTAATGCATTTGTGAACCCTGTGATGAGACGGACTGTTGTCTTGCTTTGCTTGTTGGAGCGGCAAAGCCATCACCCATGTGGGCGGTTGCCAAGGAGCTGCTATCTGAGCTCCTTCACATCCTGGCCGCCTGGCCTTGGCACTGCTACCACGACCTGGTCATGAGTCAACGTGGCTAAGTGGTTTCCCAGCCTCGTGGGCCTGATCACTTTACAGTGGGAAGATTCTGCTGAGGAAGGCCCAAACCCAAAGGGAAGGCAACAAGGCAACAAGGTTGGGTTGTACGTTGTTGGGTCAGCGGGTGCATTGCCAGAGGTCTTGAGGTGAAGGAGTAAATACTTTTCCCCGTCTCTTTGAACGTCTTTGCTCGTGGTGTGAGTTGGTGAAGTCTCTCCTGTTCTGATTAATGATTGGTTAAGATGGCTTATTTATCCAGCCCTTTCTTTTTTATCAATCTGTCAATCAGCTGTCATCTACATGCCTTTGCATACAACTATAACGCCAACCCTTTGACTACGAACTACAACCAAATAAAGAAAGATTCTCCCCCCTCCTCGGTCTCTATGGGAAACCTATTTCAAAGATATGTAACGAACGTGactatctctatctatatacATTCCCCCTCATCTCCGATCAATCACATACATTCCACACATAGTACACAAAACTACTACACGTATGCACGTATAGCTCAATGTTAGATCGCCGTTggtctgttttttgtttgtgaaTAGACGACACAGAATAAGCACATCAGCCCAAACAGTTTGCGTAAAatgcgtaaaaaaaaacatttctgcaGTGGAATGACAGAATCTCTCGTAAAGGAACAAACAAAATGTTCCTCTGGCAATACATGCATAGCAGCACAACTCCCATGCACTGATCTCCCCTTGTCATAGTCTTTTACATCTTGGCCCCCCACACCGCCTGGCCTTCTTCATCTATTCATCCCCACTGACACTGTTATTCTGCTGGGTTTGACACAGCATTTGTTTACTCTGAACTGACACAGTCAGCTCCTCTTCTCGCTGTCCTTTTGGTTTTGTTATAAACACAACTACTAGGAGCGCCATGGTTTTATTGATCTGAACAATTCAATCTCACACGCTCCTGTTGTTTACAACACAAAATGATGCCGTTGCTTCTGTGGCTCCCTACTTTCCCGCCTCAGACTGCTTATACAATGGACTCAGAAATGTCATTTCATGTCCTAAACGGAAGCGGATCCATCCTGAAGGGTTCCGGACGTCCCTTCCTCTTTCCCCAAGTCCCTGCTGTGTGATggctccctctcttttctctggCTCTCCATGTGCTCGATCACCCGTCGAGAACATCCATCTCAATTTCCGTGGGATGCAGTTTGTCACAATCCACTAGACGGAGCGGCTCAAGCGTGTAAGCTATCCTCGTTACACACCATGGATTTTAATCATCATCTGTTCCTCCCCTGCTCGTCTGCAGTCGGCACACCCATGCCTCCCCATATTCCAACTTTCCCAAAGAACCCAAAGTGTAAACTCAAGCGCAGCACTCCCTTCTCCAACCCTCACTTGTGATTGGTGATGTTtccttccgtctctctctctctctctctgcgtttcCTTGCTCATTTtcggtgtctctctgtcttgctcccGCCCGGCAGTGCCCAGTACTCCGTTTTGGTGCCAGCCCTATGGAGCACGGAGGTCCAAGACTGGGAAATAAAGTGCATGAGCAGCCTGGTGCTGGACGACACACTGCACGGACCTACTGCTGGTACGTGTatgcacgcacgctcacacacagcctcccaatcactcactcacacacacacacacacacacacgttcgtaCTAAGTGAACACAGTGGGTACTCGTTGTACAGAGGGGGTACGGGCTGAGGGCGACAATGGAGCCGGCTCGGCATCAGACACCGGTAACTCAAGTCCTACCTCAAGCACTTAACCCGGTAGTTTCCATCACACTGGGCCTGGTTGTTGTTAATTTGTTGTTgagcccacccccccgcccccccacccccccctcctgcacTGGGCCTGGACCTCCGGGAGGACGACATGGCGTCTTCGTCTCCAGGCTTCCTAGACAAAGGAGGAGCACAGTCAGCCCCTGTCTCGCTCCTTGTTCCCTCATTCGGGCCCTGCTTGCTGGCACACATGCTTGGCCAACAGTGCTGCCCACTTCTTCGATTACAGGCCCATCGGTTCAGCTTTCACAAAAGgggcccctttttttttttttgcaccttATTTATTAGATGAGTATCTCTTCGCATTTTTTAATTTCTTGTCTGCATATTTCTTGTCTTAAGTTGTCAAAGGTCATCGCAGTAGACAAATCAGTGCCGTATTTTCCCGCGATTTGAAATGGAACACTGCCATACTTTTGAGGTTTGTGTTCAACTCCCTGTACAACATCCATAAATAGATCAAATATGCTTATTTTTAAAGAGTCTGTCGTGGTTCATCTTTAAAAGAtcagtaaagtgtgtgtgtgtgtgtgtgtgtgtgtgtgtgtgtgtgtgtgtgtgtgtgtgtgtgtgtgtgtgtgtgtgtgtgtgtgtgtgtgtgtgtgtgtgtgtgtgtgtgtgtgtgtgtgtgtgtgtgtgtgagtgatacaGATTCCCAGGCCACAAATATGAGTCACAGGGCTGTTgatatttgtattcatttatgtaaatgtgtgcatgcatctgtgcATATGGGGCCCCAGTGAAGGGATAGAGATGACAGCCAAGAGTCAGTTGCTCTTTCGACGAGAAGGACATTTTGTAGATTTAGTCCTGGAGACTTAAACACCGACCAGTGTGTGGTGTTAAATCAATTCCactggcattgtgtgtgtgggtgtatgcatgtgtgcgcatgtgtgccaGTCAGGATGACTCATCCATATTTCCAGGTCTGTCAGACAGTCTAGCCCCCGGCTCGGCAGGTAGAGAGAAAGGAGCTGATTCACTCCAATGACCCCCatcactctgtctctttcttgcTTGTTCTCCAaacccccctcttctctctctcgtcttctacccccccccccccccccccccctcactctctctgtgtctgtctgctctctctgtctggctttatatttctcactctctctttctgctctctctgtctggctttATATTTCTCACTCTCTATTTCTGCTTTCTCTCTGGCTTTatatttctcactctctctttctgctctctctttctggctttatatttctcactctctttctgctctctctgaggcttttttttgtgttctcGCTGTGTCTTCTCTGTCCCCCATaacttctctgtctctctggcctTCCCTGTCTCAAAGGCCTCTCCGTCTCTCaggctttctctgtctctcaggctttctctgtctctcaggctttctctgtctctcaggctttctctgtctctcaggctttctctgtctctcaggctttctctgtctctcaggctttctctgtctctcaggctttctctgtctctcaggctttctctgtgtctcaggctttctctgtctctcaggctttctctgtctctcaggctttctc includes:
- the si:ch211-266k8.4 gene encoding uncharacterized protein si:ch211-266k8.4 isoform X2; protein product: MRRRSSTNGSRRSSITKQRSDNRSFDEFGFALTKRKDQKLYHRCHDYRYPQMSPARVKELCELLSYWKCGSFICRSQIERYIRMGIPPSLRGRVWKCLLGIDSQRETSDFNYQSCLSEVRGPLVDLGVSEYGILSAIATLSDTQNDLGSTDQPLSSGLDPGYSRDDVTLFRQIALDLQRSFPSHRSLMGDSPEAIEGQAKLFRVLIAYAKYNPKIGYSQGMSYLAAVLLMQLGEEEAFWALVVLLDKPKYLAQLFDLNLTEVQHQVKVIHYFLKHRKPQLSQHLESMGVSSVHFIMPWLLTLFTSLPCWDSVLAVWDLIMLNGVCVVFQTSLAIMELLEPLLLVLNDETTVLPLLLRVPVNIAQYSVLVPALWSTEVQDWEIKCMSSLVLDDTLHGPTAGTPEAHLINPIHDEEHKEKENIATPSQQEQKAGKGAVGGAKGVLTRLMRLAQRNLLDPATRWRAERKTPARPTSPVPGPFHHKGRVSASLTKARAKSRRRCMHRGGSHCTPVGGASDDVAVAPTPGMDAAVANKEVRPERAFKRTSTGPVGKVARRRSNSGVVQPIRAKSFQSPGSVKPTARDTRRPAPSSSALPPSLRSVTFPACTPPSRRPASSAQPGVGRPATPATPRTALIRELSSRHQSMVPFRNAQESQLI
- the si:ch211-266k8.4 gene encoding TBC1 domain family member 10A isoform X1, giving the protein MRRRSSTNGSRRSSITKQRSDNRSFDEFGFALTKRKDQKLYHRCHDYRYPQMSPARVKELCELLSYWKCGSFICRSQIERYIRMGIPPSLRGRVWKCLLGIDSQRETSDFNYQSCLSEVRGPLVDLGVSEYGILSAIATLSDTQNDLGSTDQPLSSGLDPGYSRDDVTLFRQIALDLQRSFPSHRSLMGDSPEAIEGQAKLFRVLIAYAKYNPKIGYSQGMSYLAAVLLMQLGEEEAFWALVVLLDKPKYLAQLFDLNLTEVQHQVKVIHYFLKHRKPQLSQHLESMGVSSVHFIMPWLLTLFTSLPCWDSVLAVWDLIMLNGVCVVFQTSLAIMELLEPLLLVLNDETTVLPLLLRVPVNIAQYSVLVPALWSTEVQDWEIKCMSSLVLDDTLHGPTAERPRPEAHLINPIHDEEHKEKENIATPSQQEQKAGKGAVGGAKGVLTRLMRLAQRNLLDPATRWRAERKTPARPTSPVPGPFHHKGRVSASLTKARAKSRRRCMHRGGSHCTPVGGASDDVAVAPTPGMDAAVANKEVRPERAFKRTSTGPVGKVARRRSNSGVVQPIRAKSFQSPGSVKPTARDTRRPAPSSSALPPSLRSVTFPACTPPSRRPASSAQPGVGRPATPATPRTALIRELSSRHQSMVPFRNAQESQLI